A section of the Caballeronia sp. M1242 genome encodes:
- the fliO gene encoding flagellar biosynthetic protein FliO: MKRLATVVVLAAPMFAHAADMNAVNHAAQIASGVGAGSAVPSLGFGAVLQTLLGLAVVIGFVFGCAWLARKFGYQGGKRSGLVKVVGGASLGNKERVAVVEVGDTWLVLGAGPGNVRLLHTMPAGSAEAEVPAGVAGSPAQTLPGSFGQRFRDALAGEANKRLQKFVSTGK; encoded by the coding sequence ATGAAACGCCTCGCCACCGTTGTCGTGTTGGCCGCGCCGATGTTCGCCCATGCCGCCGACATGAACGCCGTGAATCATGCCGCGCAGATCGCCTCGGGCGTCGGCGCAGGCAGCGCGGTGCCGTCGCTCGGCTTCGGCGCGGTGCTGCAAACGCTGCTCGGGCTCGCCGTCGTGATCGGCTTCGTGTTCGGCTGCGCATGGCTCGCCCGCAAGTTCGGCTATCAGGGCGGCAAGCGCAGCGGGCTCGTCAAGGTGGTGGGCGGCGCATCGCTCGGCAACAAGGAGCGCGTGGCAGTGGTCGAAGTCGGCGATACGTGGCTCGTGCTCGGCGCAGGCCCCGGCAATGTGCGGCTTCTGCACACGATGCCCGCCGGTTCTGCCGAAGCGGAAGTGCCGGCCGGCGTTGCGGGATCGCCCGCGCAAACGTTGCCGGGTTCGTTCGGCCAGCGCTTTCGCGATGCGCTCGCCGGCGAAGCGAACAAGCGGCTCCAGAAGTTCGTCAGTACCGGCAAGTAA